The proteins below are encoded in one region of Limnohabitans sp. 63ED37-2:
- a CDS encoding acyl-CoA synthetase: protein MTETKVSIFDQDLPQTPANHAPISPLSFIERTAEVYPTRLAIVHGDLRQDWATTYRRTRQLASALARAGIGKNDTVAVMLPNTPPMVEAHFGIPIVGAVLNALNTRLDPETVAFMLDHGEAKAVIVDPEFAGVMKKALALRQSTRPLLVIDVEDALYTGPTEKLGTVTYEAFVASGAADFAWSLPANEWDAIALNYTSGTTGNPKGVVYHHRGAATNAISNILEWDMPKHAVYMWTLPMFHCNGWCFPWTVAARAGVNVCLRKVDAQAMFDAMRSHGVTHYCGAPIVHGLLVNAPAAMKAGVPAGIKAMVAGAAPPASMIEGMEQLGFDLTHVYGLTEVYGPATVCPKHSEWDALDIGERARLNARQGVRYHLQRDVRVLNPETMQPVPQDGETMGEIMFKGNITMKGYLKNPKATQEAFAGGWFHSGDLAVQYPDGYFKIKDRSKDIIISGGENISSIEVEDVLYRHPAVLAAAVVAKPDARWGETPCAFVELKVDAQVTVEQIVAHCKQHLAGFKVPRAVVFGELPKTSTGKIQKFELRKQAGSAAAIDV, encoded by the coding sequence ATGACAGAAACCAAAGTCAGCATCTTTGACCAAGACTTGCCCCAGACCCCTGCCAACCATGCCCCGATCTCGCCCTTGAGCTTCATTGAGCGCACGGCCGAGGTGTACCCGACCCGCCTGGCCATCGTGCACGGCGATTTGCGCCAGGACTGGGCCACCACTTACCGCCGCACCCGTCAGCTGGCCAGTGCGCTGGCGCGGGCGGGCATTGGTAAAAACGACACGGTCGCCGTGATGCTGCCCAACACGCCGCCGATGGTGGAGGCACACTTTGGCATTCCCATTGTGGGGGCAGTACTCAATGCCCTGAACACCCGGCTGGACCCGGAAACCGTGGCTTTCATGCTGGACCACGGCGAGGCCAAGGCCGTGATCGTGGACCCGGAGTTTGCGGGCGTGATGAAAAAAGCGCTGGCACTGCGCCAGTCCACACGGCCCTTGCTGGTCATTGATGTGGAAGACGCGCTGTACACCGGCCCCACCGAGAAACTGGGCACGGTCACTTACGAGGCCTTTGTGGCCAGCGGTGCCGCCGACTTTGCCTGGAGCCTGCCTGCCAACGAGTGGGACGCGATTGCCCTGAACTACACCAGCGGCACCACCGGTAACCCCAAGGGTGTGGTCTACCACCACCGGGGCGCAGCGACCAATGCCATTTCGAACATTCTGGAATGGGACATGCCCAAGCACGCGGTCTACATGTGGACGTTGCCCATGTTCCATTGCAATGGCTGGTGTTTCCCGTGGACGGTGGCGGCGCGTGCGGGCGTGAACGTGTGCCTGCGCAAGGTGGACGCGCAGGCCATGTTCGATGCCATGCGCAGCCACGGCGTCACGCATTACTGCGGCGCACCCATCGTGCACGGCTTGCTGGTCAATGCCCCGGCGGCCATGAAGGCGGGCGTGCCCGCAGGCATCAAGGCCATGGTGGCGGGCGCTGCGCCCCCGGCGTCGATGATCGAGGGCATGGAGCAACTGGGCTTTGACTTGACCCATGTGTATGGTCTGACCGAGGTCTATGGCCCCGCCACCGTGTGCCCCAAACACTCAGAGTGGGACGCGCTCGACATTGGCGAGCGGGCCCGGCTGAATGCCCGCCAAGGCGTGCGTTACCACCTGCAGCGCGATGTGCGCGTGCTCAACCCCGAAACCATGCAGCCCGTGCCGCAAGATGGCGAAACCATGGGCGAGATCATGTTCAAGGGCAACATCACCATGAAGGGTTACCTCAAGAACCCCAAGGCCACACAAGAAGCTTTTGCCGGCGGCTGGTTCCACAGCGGGGACTTGGCGGTGCAGTACCCGGACGGCTATTTCAAGATCAAGGACCGCAGCAAAGACATCATCATCTCGGGCGGCGAGAACATTTCATCGATCGAGGTGGAAGACGTGCTCTACCGCCACCCCGCGGTGCTGGCCGCCGCCGTGGTGGCCAAGCCTGATGCGCGTTGGGGCGAGACGCCGTGCGCCTTTGTGGAGCTCAAAGTCGACGCCCAAGTCACGGTCGAGCAGATCGTGGCGCACTGCAAGCAGCATCTGGCGGGCTTCAAGGTGCCGCGCGCGGTGGTGTTTGGCGAGCTGCCCAAGACCAGCACGGGCAAGATTCAGAAGTTCGAGTTGCGCAAGCAGGCCGGGTCGGCGGCGGCGATTGACGTTTGA
- the dnaG gene encoding DNA primase, which yields MAIPQSFIQELLSRVDVVDIVGKYVQLKKGGANFMGLCPFHGEKSPSFSVSPTKQFFHCFGCGKNGNAIGFLMEHAGMTFIEAVKDLAQQTGMQVPEEQQSPEDRARAAAAKAKQDSLSDVLEKAGEAYRDQLKITPHAIDYLKGRGLSGQIAKRFGLGYAPEGWRSLASIFPKYDDPLLAESGLVIVNEEDDKRYDRFRDRIMFPIRNIKGECIGFGGRVIGSGTPKYLNSPETPVFHKGRELYGLYEAREALHSAGYVLVTEGYMDVVALAQLGFANAVATLGTACTPDHVQKLFRFTDSVVFSFDGDGAGRRAARKALDGALPYATDVRSIKFLFLPAEHDPDSYVREFGQEAFAEQIKQAMPLSRFLIEAASADCDLQTAEGRARLSSQARPLWQLLPDGALKQQLLSELAQLIQLETAGLEKLWGQQAASDQRFAPAARNAAAPAAQSPNSAFSQAASAGHDEYPNFEPNYGEPPAWSGANTFAQPNGNSHWKNKNPNWMPGSKFGNGKYKREQPPVYTGPRTVPASRADHAARLLLGNMALWETLAGEDHAMLCALPAPHGPLFAWLESEFHEQGALGWSTLREHMQGQPFADDATRWMAQDKLNAVAGSEDATPPDPQEARQELRRLLTLLMVDRLKQLETEALTQASTGQDPEAQQRWRSLHERRKALMAAAALLQESS from the coding sequence ATGGCCATCCCCCAGTCTTTCATCCAGGAGTTGCTGTCCCGCGTCGACGTGGTCGACATCGTGGGCAAGTACGTGCAGCTCAAAAAAGGCGGTGCCAACTTCATGGGCCTGTGCCCCTTCCATGGCGAAAAATCCCCCAGCTTCAGCGTCAGCCCCACCAAGCAGTTTTTCCACTGCTTTGGCTGCGGAAAAAACGGCAACGCCATCGGCTTTTTGATGGAACACGCGGGCATGACCTTCATCGAAGCGGTGAAGGACCTGGCACAGCAAACGGGCATGCAGGTGCCCGAAGAGCAACAGTCACCCGAAGACCGCGCCCGCGCCGCCGCCGCCAAGGCCAAACAAGACAGCCTGAGCGACGTGCTCGAAAAAGCAGGCGAGGCTTACCGCGACCAGCTCAAGATCACCCCGCACGCCATCGACTACCTCAAAGGCCGGGGATTGTCGGGCCAGATCGCCAAGCGCTTTGGCCTAGGCTACGCGCCCGAAGGCTGGCGCAGTCTGGCCAGCATCTTCCCCAAATACGACGACCCGCTCTTGGCCGAATCGGGCTTGGTGATCGTCAACGAAGAAGACGACAAACGCTACGACCGTTTTCGGGACCGCATCATGTTCCCGATCCGCAACATCAAAGGCGAATGCATCGGCTTTGGCGGGCGGGTGATCGGCTCGGGCACCCCAAAGTATTTGAATTCGCCCGAAACGCCTGTCTTTCACAAAGGCCGCGAACTCTACGGCCTGTACGAAGCCCGCGAAGCCCTGCACAGCGCGGGCTATGTGCTGGTGACCGAAGGTTATATGGACGTGGTGGCACTGGCGCAACTCGGCTTTGCCAACGCGGTGGCCACGCTGGGCACGGCCTGCACGCCCGACCATGTGCAAAAGCTGTTCCGCTTCACCGACTCGGTGGTCTTCAGCTTTGACGGCGACGGCGCAGGCCGCCGCGCCGCCCGCAAGGCGCTCGACGGCGCGCTGCCCTACGCCACCGATGTGCGCAGCATCAAGTTCTTGTTCTTGCCCGCCGAGCACGACCCCGACAGCTATGTGCGCGAGTTTGGCCAAGAGGCGTTTGCCGAGCAGATCAAGCAGGCCATGCCCCTGTCACGCTTTTTGATCGAAGCGGCCAGCGCCGACTGCGATCTGCAAACCGCCGAAGGCCGGGCACGCCTGTCCAGCCAAGCTCGTCCACTTTGGCAGCTGCTGCCCGACGGTGCACTCAAGCAGCAACTGCTGTCAGAGTTGGCGCAACTCATCCAGCTGGAAACGGCGGGTCTTGAAAAACTGTGGGGCCAGCAAGCGGCCAGCGACCAGCGCTTTGCACCCGCGGCACGCAATGCGGCCGCACCCGCAGCACAGTCGCCCAACTCTGCCTTCAGCCAAGCGGCCAGCGCTGGGCATGACGAATACCCCAACTTCGAGCCAAACTATGGCGAACCACCGGCCTGGTCGGGTGCCAACACGTTTGCGCAGCCCAACGGCAACAGCCACTGGAAAAACAAAAACCCCAACTGGATGCCGGGCAGCAAGTTTGGCAACGGCAAATACAAACGCGAGCAGCCCCCGGTCTACACCGGCCCGCGCACCGTGCCGGCCAGCCGAGCCGACCACGCCGCCCGTCTGCTGCTGGGCAATATGGCGCTGTGGGAAACGCTGGCAGGCGAAGACCACGCCATGCTGTGCGCCCTGCCCGCACCACACGGCCCGCTGTTTGCGTGGCTTGAATCGGAGTTCCATGAACAAGGGGCTTTGGGTTGGTCCACCCTGCGCGAGCACATGCAAGGCCAGCCTTTTGCCGACGACGCCACCCGCTGGATGGCGCAAGACAAACTCAATGCCGTGGCCGGGAGCGAAGACGCCACCCCGCCCGACCCACAAGAAGCCCGGCAGGAACTGCGCCGCTTGCTCACCCTGCTGATGGTCGACCGCCTCAAGCAACTCGAGACCGAAGCCCTGACCCAGGCCAGCACCGGGCAAGACCCCGAAGCCCAGCAACGTTGGCGCAGCTTGCACGAACGCCGCAAAGCGCTGATGGCAGCGGCCGCCTTGCTGCAAGAGTCATCCTGA
- the cysE gene encoding serine O-acetyltransferase gives MFSRLRSDIQCILDRDPAARTAWEVLTCYPGLHALVLHRRAHWCWNHGFKWLGRFISHISRGLTGIEIHPGAKIGERVFFDHAMGVVVGETAEIGDGCTIYQGVTLGGTSLYKGAKRHPTLGKDVVVSAGAKVLGGFEVGDGAKIGSNAVVIKPVPAGATAVGIPARIIPSKAGESADVSGTERKFNAYGITQDDDPVSQALRGLIDNAAGQEHQIAMIWKALEQLCAQQQLAMPGDAATRESFEADKFNQLLDK, from the coding sequence ATGTTTTCTCGCCTTCGCTCCGACATCCAATGCATCCTTGACCGGGACCCCGCAGCACGCACCGCTTGGGAGGTGCTGACCTGTTACCCGGGCTTGCACGCTTTGGTGTTGCACCGCCGGGCGCACTGGTGCTGGAACCACGGGTTCAAGTGGCTGGGGCGTTTCATCTCGCACATTTCGCGTGGGCTCACGGGCATTGAGATCCACCCCGGCGCGAAGATTGGCGAGCGCGTGTTTTTTGACCATGCCATGGGTGTGGTGGTGGGTGAGACGGCCGAGATTGGCGACGGCTGCACGATTTACCAAGGAGTGACTTTGGGTGGAACCTCGCTGTACAAAGGTGCCAAACGCCACCCCACACTCGGCAAAGACGTGGTCGTGAGTGCCGGGGCCAAGGTGCTGGGCGGTTTTGAGGTGGGCGATGGCGCCAAGATCGGCAGCAATGCGGTGGTCATCAAACCGGTACCTGCGGGGGCTACGGCAGTGGGCATTCCGGCACGCATCATCCCGTCCAAGGCGGGTGAGAGTGCCGATGTGTCGGGCACCGAGCGCAAGTTCAACGCCTATGGCATCACCCAAGACGATGACCCGGTGAGTCAGGCTTTGCGTGGTTTGATTGACAACGCTGCGGGGCAGGAACACCAGATCGCCATGATCTGGAAAGCGCTGGAGCAGTTATGTGCCCAGCAGCAGCTGGCCATGCCCGGTGATGCGGCCACCCGCGAGTCCTTTGAGGCGGACAAGTTCAACCAGCTGCTGGACAAGTAA
- a CDS encoding RNA methyltransferase — protein MQTRFILIETSHAGNVGAAARALKVMGFDDLVLVKPRWPNVLRKEETIQRASGANDVLAKARVVDTLEEALEGVTHLCATAMTPRDFGPPTRSPREHFAELTRPGAPAQCVAFLFGSERFGMKNEDVYRCHVALSIPTNPQFGSLNLGSAIQVIAYDWRVALGGFPVQDAVPPADKADAQQVAGMLMHWEQALTDIGFLDPAAPKKLMPRLNQLFNRADLSPEEIHILRGVAKAMIQNASAKR, from the coding sequence ATGCAAACGCGATTCATCTTGATAGAAACCAGCCATGCCGGCAACGTGGGCGCTGCCGCCCGGGCCTTGAAAGTCATGGGTTTTGACGACCTGGTGCTGGTCAAGCCGCGCTGGCCCAATGTGCTGCGCAAGGAGGAAACCATCCAACGCGCGAGTGGGGCCAACGACGTGCTGGCCAAGGCCCGTGTGGTCGACACCCTTGAAGAAGCTTTGGAGGGTGTGACCCATTTGTGTGCCACGGCCATGACCCCGCGCGACTTTGGCCCGCCCACCCGTTCGCCCCGAGAGCATTTTGCCGAGCTGACCCGGCCCGGTGCGCCCGCGCAATGTGTGGCCTTCTTGTTTGGCTCCGAGCGCTTTGGCATGAAAAACGAGGACGTTTACCGCTGCCATGTGGCGCTGTCGATCCCGACGAATCCACAGTTCGGCTCGCTCAATCTGGGCTCGGCCATTCAGGTCATTGCTTACGACTGGCGGGTCGCTTTGGGTGGCTTTCCGGTGCAGGATGCGGTGCCGCCCGCTGACAAGGCCGACGCACAACAAGTGGCGGGCATGCTCATGCATTGGGAGCAGGCGTTGACCGACATTGGGTTTTTGGACCCTGCAGCGCCTAAAAAGCTGATGCCGCGTCTGAACCAGTTGTTCAACCGGGCCGACCTGAGCCCGGAAGAAATCCACATCCTGCGCGGGGTGGCCAAGGCCATGATCCAAAACGCCAGCGCCAAGCGATAG
- a CDS encoding inositol monophosphatase family protein — MSSNLHPMLNVAIKAARAAGAIINRAALDVEAVRISQKQVNDFVTEVDHASEKVIIETLLTAYPDHGILAEESGREFGNPLADHIWIIDPLDGTTNFIHGFPVYCVSIALQVRGKIEQAVIYDPTRNDLFTATKGRGAFMNDRRLRVTKRIRLQECIISTGFPFRKGDNFNQYLRMMGDVMQRTAGLRRPGSAALDLAYVAAGFTDGFFETGLSPWDVAAGSLLVTEAGGLIGNFTGESDFLEQKECLAGAPRIYGQLVTILGKYSKFASAGDKANVRTAVDALSRERTGDTHNPDAEGADAAHSESTETANDERKDAPF, encoded by the coding sequence ATGTCGTCCAATCTCCACCCCATGCTCAACGTGGCCATCAAGGCTGCACGCGCCGCTGGCGCCATCATCAACCGCGCTGCGCTCGACGTTGAGGCTGTCCGCATCTCGCAAAAGCAGGTCAACGACTTCGTTACCGAGGTCGACCACGCCAGCGAAAAAGTCATCATCGAGACGCTGCTGACCGCCTACCCTGACCACGGCATCCTGGCCGAAGAGTCGGGCCGCGAATTCGGCAACCCGCTCGCTGACCACATCTGGATCATCGACCCCCTGGACGGCACGACCAACTTCATCCACGGCTTCCCTGTTTATTGCGTGAGCATTGCCCTGCAAGTGCGCGGCAAGATCGAGCAAGCCGTCATTTACGACCCCACCCGCAACGACCTGTTCACCGCCACCAAAGGCCGTGGCGCCTTCATGAACGACCGCCGCCTGCGCGTGACCAAGCGCATTCGCCTGCAGGAATGCATCATTTCCACAGGTTTCCCCTTCCGCAAGGGCGACAACTTCAACCAGTACCTGCGCATGATGGGCGACGTGATGCAACGCACCGCGGGCCTGCGCCGACCCGGCTCTGCCGCCCTGGACCTGGCCTACGTGGCCGCAGGCTTCACCGACGGTTTCTTTGAAACCGGTCTGTCGCCATGGGACGTGGCTGCGGGCTCCCTCTTGGTCACCGAAGCCGGTGGCCTGATCGGCAACTTCACCGGAGAGTCCGACTTTCTGGAACAAAAAGAATGCCTGGCCGGTGCGCCCCGCATTTATGGCCAGCTGGTCACCATCTTGGGCAAGTACAGCAAATTTGCCAGCGCTGGCGACAAGGCCAACGTGCGCACCGCCGTGGACGCCCTGAGCCGCGAGCGCACAGGCGACACACACAATCCGGACGCCGAAGGCGCTGACGCGGCCCACAGCGAAAGCACTGAAACGGCCAACGACGAGCGCAAAGACGCACCGTTTTAA
- a CDS encoding hemolysin family protein, whose product MEIAILFALICLNGVFAMSEIALVTARKARLQKLIDEGDSGAAAAVKLGEDPTRFLSTIQIGITSIGVLNGIVGEAALAAPMAMWMVSLGVPDAYASFAATGIVVLTITYFSIVVGELVPKRIGQSYPETFARLVARPINFLALATKPFVILLSASTRALLRLMGVKETKGTPVTEEEIHAMLVEGTSAGVIESHEHTMVRNVFRLDDRQIGSLMVPRADIVCLDVDDSFEDNLRHIEESDHARFPVVQGGIENILGVINARQWLARALKDKSQSLREQALQAPLYVPETITGMELLDNFRLSDVHMAFVIDEYGEVQGIITLQDLIEAITGEFQPRDPETSWAVQRDDGSWLLDGHIPVPELKDRLGLEEVPEEERGRYHTLSGMIMLLTGTLPKVADSVVWEGWKLEIVDMDGRAIDKVLAVRLPPALADSGDESTAGN is encoded by the coding sequence ATGGAAATAGCGATACTTTTTGCCCTCATCTGTCTGAACGGGGTGTTTGCCATGTCCGAGATTGCCTTGGTCACGGCCCGCAAAGCCCGGCTTCAGAAACTCATCGATGAGGGCGACAGCGGCGCCGCAGCGGCTGTCAAATTGGGCGAAGACCCCACACGTTTTTTGTCCACCATTCAGATCGGCATCACCTCCATCGGTGTTTTGAACGGTATCGTGGGTGAGGCCGCTTTGGCCGCGCCCATGGCCATGTGGATGGTGTCTTTGGGCGTTCCCGATGCCTACGCCAGCTTTGCCGCCACCGGCATTGTGGTGCTGACGATCACTTACTTCTCGATTGTGGTGGGCGAGTTGGTGCCCAAGCGCATTGGCCAGTCTTACCCCGAGACCTTTGCCCGTCTGGTGGCCCGGCCCATCAACTTTTTGGCGCTGGCCACCAAGCCATTTGTGATTTTGTTGTCGGCGTCAACCCGTGCTTTGCTGCGTCTGATGGGCGTGAAAGAGACCAAGGGCACGCCCGTGACCGAAGAAGAGATCCACGCCATGCTGGTCGAGGGCACCTCGGCGGGCGTGATCGAGTCGCACGAGCACACCATGGTGCGCAACGTGTTCCGACTGGACGACCGCCAGATCGGCTCGCTCATGGTGCCGCGTGCCGACATCGTGTGCTTGGATGTGGACGATTCCTTCGAGGACAACCTGCGCCACATCGAAGAGTCGGACCATGCCCGCTTTCCGGTGGTGCAGGGCGGCATCGAAAACATCCTTGGCGTGATCAACGCCCGCCAGTGGCTGGCGCGTGCCTTGAAAGACAAATCGCAGTCTCTGCGTGAGCAAGCGCTCCAAGCGCCTTTGTACGTGCCCGAGACCATCACCGGCATGGAGTTGCTGGACAACTTCAGGTTGTCCGATGTGCACATGGCCTTTGTGATTGACGAGTACGGCGAGGTGCAGGGCATCATCACGCTGCAGGACCTGATCGAGGCGATCACGGGTGAATTCCAGCCGCGCGACCCCGAAACCTCCTGGGCGGTGCAGCGCGACGATGGCAGCTGGCTGCTCGACGGCCACATTCCGGTGCCAGAACTCAAGGACCGCCTGGGCCTGGAAGAGGTGCCCGAAGAAGAGCGCGGCCGCTACCACACCCTGAGCGGCATGATCATGCTGCTGACCGGTACCTTGCCCAAAGTGGCCGACTCGGTGGTTTGGGAAGGCTGGAAGTTGGAGATTGTGGACATGGATGGCCGCGCCATCGACAAGGTGCTGGCGGTGCGTTTGCCACCAGCCTTGGCTGATTCAGGCGACGAGTCAACGGCTGGCAACTGA